DNA from Leptospira mayottensis 200901116:
GTAAAGACAGCGACGATCAGATGAAGGGATTCCAAAAACAACTTCAAGATCAATTGCGCGAAATGGGAGCGGCTTCGGAAGAATTCTTACGTGCTGGTAAGGAAGAATTCTCAGATTCGATGAATGAATACAAAAAACTTCAACTAGATTTAAAACGTGATTTGGAAGAAATTAGTAACGCTAAACAAAATCTCATTGTGGAAATCCAAGAGGAATCTGAAACTCTTCGTTCGTCAGTGGAAGAAATCACAGATAAGTTGGAGGAACTCGGAGAAAAAACAGAACTCTTTTACAAAGCAAGCGAGATCGTTGATAAAACCGATTCTTATATCCAAACCATGGAAGGATTACTTTCCAGAGCCGACGGCCAAACTCCGTTATTGAATGAACTCGGCGAAAAGTTGGACGAATTACAAAACTTAAAATATTCTCTCGTAAACGAAACGGAAGATTTAAAACTTAAATTAGATTCCTTTTCAGAAATCAAGGAATCTTCGGATCTATTGCGTAGAGATTTTGAAGAGCTTCAAAGAAAATCTTCCGATTGGGAGGATACCTTCACAAGACTTCTTGAGGCCGGTGAAAAGGCTCTTGAGATGGAAGAAACGTTCGGTGATCTTGCGGCAAGATTGGAAACCTTGGAATCCGTTCGAGAGGAGGTTAAGGATCTTTTCGATGAGACGAATGCCCACAAAGAAGCAGCGAAAGGACTTACTAATAAACTCTATTCTCTTCAAAATGATGTCGAAATTTTGGAAGCAAGAGAAAAGGAAATCGCCGAAACCGTTCGTAAGACCGATGATCGAATCGAATCCTTGTTTCGAAAAAAGGAAGAAATCCGTTCCGTGGAAGCGAAGTTTGAAAAGATCGAAGATCTGATGGTGGATCTTTCTGAAAGGCATAAGCAAATTTCTACCTTACAACATCGTATGGAGGATTTGAGAGCAGGGGCCATCGTAGTGAAAGAAGATCTGGAAGGACTTTTGGGGGAAGCCGATGATAAATTTGAGAAACTTTCCGGCTTTTTAGACGCGGTAGGTACGGTTACCTCTGGTTCCGGTAAGTCCAAAGATTCTTCCAAGGATTATTTGATCCAAAGGAAAAAGGCCACAGTGCTTAATCTGTATCATAACTTTCAATGGCCCGCAGAAACGATTGCGGAAAAATTAAATTTGGAAACGGGTCTTGTGAATACGATTTTGCAAAGTGAGTCCATTAAAAAGAAATGAAATATTTCTTGACGACTCTCAAGTTGAGTTCTATGTCTCATTTTATTTTGATCGGATTCAAGTTTCCTGTAAGCCCGGATTTGGATCCGCTTTTTAGAGTTATGGTATCATTTTTTTTAAAACAAAGGTAAGGTCGCAAAGGGGAAAGTTCTAAAAGGTTGTTTTTTTTCCTGGTTTGTGAAAAGAATAACAAACTGAAACCGAAAATGGAAAAAACAAACTGGACGGCCGTGAACCGGAGCAATATTGAAGATGGCACAAAAGAAGAAAATTAAGACAGAGAGGAAGAACTCAATGGCTGGAAAGAATGTCGAAAAAGAAACCCTGATCGTAACGAGTAAAGTAAAGGCTTACATCAAGTCGAAAGGATTTATGACTTCCGGAGATGCGATTGACGGTTTGAATGAGAAGATTCACCAACTGATCGATGAAGCAGTGAAACGCACTGAATCTAACAAAAGAAGTACTGTTCGTCCGACTGATTTCTAATTCGATTTGATCTTCATTAAAAATAAGAGCGAGATCGAAAAAATGAGAGCGGCTGGGAAACTGGCCGCTAGACTTTTGGATTATATTTCCTCTTATGTTCAGCCGGGTGTTTCCACTCTCCAGTTGAATGATCTCAGCGAAGAGTTTACGAAAAAGCATGGGGCTAAGTCCGCTCCGCTCGGTTATAAAGGTTTTCCTAAATCGATTTGCACTTCCGTAAATCAAGTTGTTTGTCATGGGATTCCTAAGGCAACTGAAGTTTTGAAAGAAGGAGATATCATTAACATTGACGTGACTCCTCTTTTGAATGGTTATCACGGGGATTCATCGCGTACGTTTATTGTTGGTGGAAGGACGAGCCCCGAAGTGGAAACTCTCGTTCAAGATACGGAAAAAGCGATGTATATCGGGATTGAACAAGTCAAACCCGGAAATCATGTACACGATGTTGCAAATGCGATCGACGATTTCCTAACTCCTAAAGGGTACGGGATCGTAAGAGATTTGATGGGACATGGGATCGGGAGGGGATTTCACGAAGATCCGCAGATTCCTCATTTTCGTC
Protein-coding regions in this window:
- the map gene encoding type I methionyl aminopeptidase, whose product is MRAAGKLAARLLDYISSYVQPGVSTLQLNDLSEEFTKKHGAKSAPLGYKGFPKSICTSVNQVVCHGIPKATEVLKEGDIINIDVTPLLNGYHGDSSRTFIVGGRTSPEVETLVQDTEKAMYIGIEQVKPGNHVHDVANAIDDFLTPKGYGIVRDLMGHGIGRGFHEDPQIPHFRQNRRLAKLEPGMIFTIEPMVNLGTWQVNFSKEDRWTVTTKDGKWSAQFEHTVLVTEKGYEILTVSD